The Neurospora crassa OR74A linkage group I, whole genome shotgun sequence genome segment CAGTTACTCCGCGAACTATCCGCCAGGTCCTCCCGGTCCTGTTGGCCGGACCAGTCCTTTGACGAACCAAGGCCCGACCCGCACGCCGCCGTCGCAAATGGTCGGCGGTCCCCCACCCATCAACACTGGGGCTCCCCCTGTCTCCGGCTATCCTCCGCCCGTCATGGGAGgtggtcctcctcctctacagGGAGGCCCGCCGGGATATGCTGGTGCTCAAGGATACCCTCCGCCGCCCCAGCCCACCGGCCCCGTTGCTCCCTATCGCAGCGCCGCTGCCGAGGTGGAGGGCAACAGCCGTAGCAAGGCTCAGCTCATTGTTGGTATCGACTTTGTAAGTCTACACCCAGACTAGTCTCCTCGTGCTGTTTGCTAACCTGGTAATCATAGGGTACCACCTTCTCTGGTGTCGCTTTTGCTTTCGCAACCAACaatgaggccaaggaggacaTCATTACAGAGTGGCCCGGCGCAGGCTCTTACACAAAGCAAAAGGTTCGCTGACCTCCCATTGTTGGCGTACCATTCGCGTGAACCATAAAACTGATAAACTCTCGTGCAGATCCCCACCGTCCTCTACTATGACCAGTACCAGAAGGTTGTTGGATGGGGCCCCGACATTGCGGATGCCCTAGCACCAACTGGTTACCCAAAACCTGGCGTGCAAAAAGTAGAGTGGTTCAAGCTCCAGCTTATGCTGTCGGGCAACACCTATATCGATCCCATTAACCTGCCGCCTCTTCCACCTGGAAAGTCAGAGATCGATGTCGCGGCCGACTATCTGTTTAAGCTCCGCCAGGCCATGCGCGCCGCGCTCCTGAAGACTCTGGGTGAAGTCTTCAACCGTGAAGAGAGGAACATCCGCTACTATCTTACGGTTCCTGCTATTTGGAACGATGCTGGAAAGGCCGCGACGCGAGCTGCTGCCATTCAGGCTGGCTTCCTCCGCGATGAGAACGACAACCGTCTTACGCTGGTCAGTGAGCCCGAAGCCGCAGCTCTCTTCTGCTCCAAGACGGGCCTTCTGAACCTCAAGGTACACGATGCGGTTCTTATTGTCgattgtggtggtggaacgGTGGATTTGATCGCGTATGAAGTCGAGGACGAGAACCCGTTCACCGTGGCAGAATGCACCGCTGGCTCTGGTGACTCGTGCGGTTCAACTGCTCTTAACCGCAACTTCAGTAACATTCTGCGGACAAAGATCAGGAAGATGAAGCTACCTGATGGATCCAAGACTGCCGGTCGCGTCTACGCCAAGTGCATCATGGACTTTGAAAACCGAATCAAGGCCGACTTCCGGAATAACGGTCAGAAGTGGGCTGTCGACGTTGGTATCGAAGCTGAATTCCCTGAAGCAGGCATCGAAGAAGGTTATATGACGTTCACAAACGAGGAGATTCTACAATGCTTCGAGCCGGTAGTAAACCGTATCTTGGAGCTTGTCAGAAACCAAATCATTGCCATTCAAGCACAAAATCGCACGCTGCAGAACATCCTTGTCGTTGGTGGTTTCGGTGCGTCGGAATACCTCTTTCAGCAGATCAAGCTCCACGTTCCCCCGCAATTTCAGTCCAAGGTTGTCCGCCCCATGGACTCGGTCGCTGCTATCGTCAAAGGTGCCGTCACGGCTGGTATCACTGAAAGAGTTATCACTCATCGTGTCGCTCGTCGCCACTACCTCATGGCTACCCTCCAACCTTTCAAGGAGGGTTACCATCCTGAGGCGTACCGTGTTCCCTCACTCGATGGCAAGGATCGCTGCAAGTTCACGCGACAGATATTTGTCCAGAAGGGACAGAAGGTTAAGATCGGCGAGCCGGTCAAGGTTTCCTTCTTCCGTCAAGTGGCACCCGGTGCTACTCTCATGTACGAAGATATCCTGTATGCCTGCGACGATGATGTCTGCCCGGAGTATACCAAAGATCCAAGTGAGTCATCCTTTCTGCTGTTTGTTCATGACTTCAAACTGACAATGTCGAAACAGGGATTAAGGAAGTGGTAACGCTCACGTCGGATCTGTCGCGCAAGAACCTTGAGAAGGATTTTGAACGGATGGATACACCACAGGGTACCTTCTACCGTGTCTATTTCGATATCTATCTCACTTTGGACGGTTCCGAATTCAGCGCTGAGCTGGTGTGCCAAGGAGAGGTCATGGGCCGCTGCCGCGCGAGGTTCAGGTAAAAGGGGGAGTTATATCAATGTAGATGGGGTGACAGctcttttattttctttctttatttttctcTTAACTTCTCATGTCGGATCTTGAATGATACCTTTTAACGTAGCATGACAGCGGATTGTCTCGAAGCAGCAGGCGAGTTGACCACCATTCTAACTAAGGATGAGGTGTTGCTAAGAAAAGGATAGGGATCGATTGGATGCCTCAGGGAAACACGAGTGAGTAGGGGGGCAATCGATAGTAACCAAAACGGATAATATCTGATTTATCATTCAGAAAGTGCATATGTAGGTATGTTCACATCTTTCCCACCCATCAGGCAGAGTTTCAGTTGTCTTTTGGGGCCGATCCACAATCATGGCCTCAGCACGTGAAAATGCCTTAATAGTGGAACCAAACAACGTCAACCCCCCACCTAACGGTCCCTGTGCCTGTCTCCAGCCAGCTTGGTAAATCCGGGGTTCGCGAGTGGCATTCTGAGAGAATATGAGAACTGGACGAGGTCCGTGCGACCCAGGTCTAGTAAAAGGTGTGACAAGGGTACTTCTTAATATCAAGGGCACATGGCACATGGGATGGTACCGATCAAGATGAAGGAAGGTCCAACTTTAACCATCCGTGCGTCAGTGTGTGTTTAATACCCTGGCAATGACTTCCTTTTCAAGTTTCTCGTTCGTCGTCTGTGGTAAAGGAGGATGGCCACCGCATCAAACAATGGCGAATCATGCGTCGTCACTTCCTGACAGCTCCCTCAGCCCAGGAATCTCTTGCCATAATATTATCAATTCTTCAGAGCAGATGGCGGTATCAAGCTTCAGTCAATACGAACTCAAGCTGGAAACATGGCGCGGACGTACATCGCCTTAAGttgtcttttccttttcagTCACCCATTTTCAACCTGCATAAGTTTCATAATCACTTCAAATCGTACACCTCACAGCAATTCTCCAGATCTCCAAGATAGCCCTATACCCTTCATGCCTCGTCTGTCGTTTTGATGCCTCCCTTTTCTCGTCTGGTGTGAATTTTTCCCTTGGTGTTCTTCCGCAAGGGAAATTTTGGGTATTCCTTTTGCCATATCATCAAAGGCGCCTTACTAGAAAATACTCACAGAGACAGagagcatcatcatcctgcCCGCTTTACCTTTGCTTGCCACACCATCTTCTCTTGGTGACCGCTCGAGAAGACGGACACCACCATGGTCACCGAAAAGTCACCTATCATCATAGCGCCTGGTCAGAAGGGTATCCGAAAACCAACACCAGATATCGAAGGTCACTCGCCCGCCACCTACAAACAACCTCGCGGGGGCAGTCTCGGATGCTTTATGAGAGGTGCTCTGGGCTTCCTACTTATCCTCCATGAACAGACCACCGGCGTGGCAGCGCAGAGCTTCGACCCAACTCGTCTACCTACAACGTTGGTCTCAAAAGCTCCCGTTGTGAGTCCCACTTGGAAATCTCCTCCTGCTGTTACTCCTACTTCGAAGCCGCCTCCCGCTGTCGGCCCAACATCGATCGCTTCCTCTGTCCCTATACCCCGTAGCTCTAGTATAACGGGCACTTCGAATCCGACCTCGACCCCGCCAAACCCGACCCCTATACCTctcgtcatcaccaacagcTGCCCTGATACGATATGGCCCGGAATTGGTACGCAGAACGGCATCGGACCTGAAGTTGGCGGCTTCGAGCTTGCCCCTGGCGAGACGAAGCCACTGTTTGTCAGTCCTGACTGGCAAGGCAGAGTATGGGGACGGACCAACTGCTCGTTCAACGCCGACGGAACGGGGCCGAGCAACCTAAATGGCGTGAATGGAAATGGAGCAGCTTGCATGACTGGAGACTGCTTTGGCAGGCTTAACTGCGAGTTTACGGTAAGTTTTTTAACTTTTGCCCACTACGCTTACCCATGTCAGTCACTCAGTGTTTACTCACACAATCTGCAACACACCAGGGCCAAGTGCCAGTAACCCTCGCCGAATTCAATTTGCTCGGCGGGATAAACTCCGACCAGACCTTCTACGATATCTCCCTCGTAGACGGCTACAACCTGCCCCTCGGCATCATCTACATCCCCGCCGCCAACACAACCTGGATCCCCCCGAATCTGACCAACTGCGTCTGCATCGCCTCAGCCGGCTTCCTCGACCCGCCCTCTAGATCAGGGCTCTATTACACTAACAAAACCTTCCCCATTCCCTGGGAATCGGACCAAACCAACCCCTCGGTCGGCGGCTGGTGTCCCTGGGACCTGCAAGAATACCCGCCCTCAAAGCCAGGCGACGGCATTTACCCTTACCCGGACGACTCGATCCAGCGCCCCGTCTTCGACCCGTGCCTGTCGGCCTGCGCGGCGACGGGGAATCCCGAGGACTGCTGCACGGGCAAGTACGACGATCCGAGCGTTTGTACCCCGAGTTTGTACAGCGAGAACGCGAAGACGGTGTGTCCGGATGCGTACAGCTATGCATTTGATGACCAGACCAGCACATTCATTATTCCCAATGGAGGTGGGTGGGAGGTGGTGTTTTGTCCGAGAGGCAGAAGCACGAATATTCTGAGGATCTTTGGGGAGGAGTTGCGAACGATAGCCAGTGGTGGGGGGCTAACAAGAGAGATTTTGGAGAGGGTTCGGAATCGGACATATATCGAAAGTGCAAACTCGAAGGGCTTGGGTGGCGCGGGGATGGTACAGCGGCCTGGCGCTGGGGTTTTCGGTGTCGTGGCTttgatgtggatgtggatggtGTTCTGGTGCTGATGGTTTTCTTTACCTTTTGGGCTGGGTTTTGCAGGTTGGAGATCCTTTTATTGACTAGATACTATACCCCTATGTTCTTCGTGAGCTCGCGTTCAACCAgactctttttcttttttccttttttttttccttttcttttgggCTTTGGTTATTCTTCTCGTACCTATCGAGTTTTTGTACAACATGCTGGATGAATAACAGTTTCGTGAGGATGTGAACTAGAGGTTGATAGACGTTGTTTTGTACCAGCTACCTAGTCTTATACCCTCAAACACTCTCTATTTAACCAATATTTGCCTCTCCTGAGGTGGCTTTTTGGTGAAAGTCAACAATACGTGAAATGTAACGAGGCCATTTCTGTGGTCCATGGAGTCAAGTAAGACTAGGTATGTTTTATTTTGATTAACTATTGATATGAAAACTCAAGTTTCTCTAACGGTGTTAATAACACTTGCTCCGCTCTAGACTTTAGTTATATCGCTCGCTTTACATGCTGCAACAAGCACAAACCATAAATCTAATCGCAGTGCAGCTAGTTATCCATGCTAGCTTATAACGACAGGCCGTAAGACATAGCCTAGACACCAGAGGCGCTGTTCGGTCCACGCTTCCACAGAGCTGTTACCTTGAATGGATGTTGTGGTGTCTCTTCGGGTATCTAGACTGATGGCTCTCTAGAAGTCTCACCAAGTCCCCTGTTAAACCTGTGAGTCCCTTCACTTCCTggccgccctcctcctctcccactcCGCtctttcctcatcatcactccCACTAAACTcagcatcctcatcctcctcctctacatCCAAAACAGCCTGTTGGCCCTGCTGTGGCTTGACATCCTCCGCACTCACAAAATCGCCCGCGTTGAGCAGAGCGTACTCGTGCTTCTGTATCAGCTCCCTCAGCCCCTTGTTCCGCGGATCCACCAACTGCAACGCCGTCAAGCCGCCTTTGTTTTTCACGCGCGGGTTCGACCCGGCCTCCAGCATCATGTCCACCAGCTCGTTGCCGAACTCGCGCTGCGCTTCCGGCTCGCTGTTGATCCATCGGACTGCGCTGTGCAGCGGGGTGTCGCCCTCGAGTCGGTTGACGGGATCGCATTCAAAGCCTGGTTGGTCGAGGAGCATGTCGATTATCTCGTAGTTGCCACGGAGCGCGGCTTCGTGGTAGAGGTGGTTGCCCATCACGGTGGTCGTGTTGTtcaagagggaggagatTTCTTCGTCGGATTTGTCGGCGAGAATTTCCGAGAGGAGGTCAGTGTTGTTACGCCGGCAAGCTTCAATGAGCTGCTCGGAGATGGAGGCACCCTGTATTTTGGGGggtgaaagaaggaagggttAGCTGGGGTTGTCTGTAGTATAGCTGTTTGCGCGAGAGGGCGTAGGGCGGGTGAAACGGGGGATAGAAGAGAGAGGGTGTTAGTTGGGGGTAGAGGACGCTTGTGTGGTACGAACCTCGTGTTCTTCGTCCTTTCCGGCCATGGTTACTGGTAGGTCACTTGTGGTTGTCTCGGAAACGGCGGGTGATGTTTCTTGGTTGTAGGAAGAAGCACAAGTAGCGAAAACGACGGTGAAAGCGAAGAGGGATGACGGCGAGAGTTGTCCAAAGTAGAGAGGTAAGATTGGCCTGGAATTGCTAATTACGAGCGGGAATCGTGGAAATGGGTCGGCGGGGGAGAGTGGATGTACGGTATGGAAGTGGCCAGGCTGTCGAATCAGGTAATCGGTCGATTCCTATAAAAGGATCGGGATCGCGTAACGCTCAATGAGGGATCTTCGGGGTAATAAGAGGGCGGCGAACGACTGTTTGTAGGGTACAGTGTACTGTATTCTATGAGATATCTCcagtcgtggtggtggtggtggttgtatgaaggacgggatggaagcattccgtacctctacctaacGGGCTGGTTAGGaggtggcagtggcagtgtcGTCTTCCCTTGGTGTTACAGAATGGTCGGCTCCTTGCGGGGCCCGATCAGGACGCTGGCATTCAGATGGCATGCGCTGAGGCCCAGCTGCATGTCAGTgagtaggtacgtacctaccttagcACAGGCACAACAGAAAGGGCCGTTGGGTCCAGGCACCGCTGACCAAGTGTGGGACAGTTGATGATGCAGATCTGACCAATGAAAATTCAAGCGCTACATTTAaggtttatagaattaacgGACCGCATCGAGCTATAACACTTTTTTTCAGGCCATCGCCCCTACACTGACTATTTACACTCTAACAACTTATATCACTACCTTAAAGCCCAGCAAGTGGTAGACATAAACACCGGTCTTGGCCAGCTGTTTTCACAAAAGGTACCAGCTTACGGCGACGCCTCTTCTCATCAGGATCGTCAACAAGACTTTTGGCAACCGCTCGACTCATCTCACTTGCTATTCATAACGGACGATAACACACAACAAACAAATCCAGTCCCTTCATCAATAGCAAACATGCCTATCGTCTGTAAGTCCAAGTCCACCCACAAAGGCTAGGACACCGGAACTAAACGCCCACCACAGTTTGCCCATTCTGCGccaacctcctcatcctctcccGAGCGGACACGGGTGGCAACAGGCTCGAGTGCAGAACCTGTCCTTACGAACACCCCATCGACAAGCCCATCTACTCCCGCAAGAACTTCCCgcgcaaggagaaggaagacgtGTTTGGTGGTCCAGGCGCTTGGGACAATGCACAAAAAGGCAAGGTCCAGTGTGACAGCGGAACTTGCAATGGCAACGAGGCAGCCTTCTTCCAGGTTCAAATTCGTAGTGCTGATGAACCGATGACGACGTTCTACAAGGTAAGAAGGGGATTGCAGACTGATGGGATAAAGTAAGAAGCTAACATGTCTCGTAGTGTATGACTTGCGGGCACAGGTGGAGAGACAACAActagaggaagaagacatgTTCAGCACAGGTCTGGTCGGATCATCAATACATGGTATTGGGGGCATTGCTTGGCGTTgggtttttcttttgtttttgtgtAGTTGCATGTGAGGTATTCTTCATCAGAATCAACTTGTGCGGTACTGGCCTGCCAGAGGCTACTTCCCACTCGTTTCCATCCCTGGCATCATTCTACCCGTGCAACTTATGCCGTGCTTGGAAAACTCTCTCGATGCCAGTCGATTCCGGCCTTCATGCCCTCTAGCCTGAGACGCTCGACCAGGTCTGGGCTGATGATGTCCTGCCTGAACTTTTCCTGCTGCAGCAACTCCAGGTTCTTCAAGGTAGGCCCAGGGTAGGTGATATACTTGAGGTAAGGTGGGCGGCTCCAGTACTGGAGATAGTCGAGGTAGGCGATGAAAGCAGGATTGCTGAGTAGCTTCCTGGACGCAAGATGGTTCAGGTACAGCGGGTTGCCAAGTGCTTGAACAAACTGAGTGTTCTGTTAATACCACGCACGCTGGATGATAATGTGTATGAAGCCTACCTCCAGTTCGAGTTCGAACCGTGTATATCCTCCATACTTGGGCTCGTCTGCCCCTGATCCCGGAGGCGCAGGTGGCTCCCTTGCTGAACTGTTTACTGACATGGGATCGGATGCCATGACGTAAAAAATGAGTGTTTGTTACAGTGTTCCAATCTGTGAATGAGCTGGATACCTAGGAACGTGTCTAGATGTTTGCGCCTCTTTGTCAAGTGAATGCGATGGGCAGTACAAGTAGACGTGAGCAGTGGCTGCTCTTAAATGGTCGTTTGTGTTGGACGAAAGCCTCAACGGCCCGTGAGTGCCCGGAAGGAAGGCGAGACTGTTTTGTTCCACCAACAATTCCTCGAGGGCGGCCCGGATGTGGCAAATTAGTGGGGCAAGCAAGCGGAGATGGCTCTGTCCCTGCAGAAAAATCAGCGTGTAACCGCTATAAATACTCAGATCAGCCCTGTAACTTGCTTCTGCAGTGACAGTCAACCCGACAACAACCTGGAACCTAATTGTGGAACCCAAGGCCGCTTCCGTTGTTCCCTTCCAGGGCAGGTTGGACACGCAGCTTTatctcaacaccaacccaaCATCCCACGTTGACGGCATTATCCACGTTGACGGAATTATCTCATCTTTCTCACTGCTACAAAAAGCATTCGATACTCGGTGTTCATATCTCATTCATAACGACAGATTACGGCAAATAGAAACGCATGAGTATCGCGAGTTGACTAGGATATCACCATGGCTTCTCCTGAAGCTTCGGCCGTCAACGCGACAGGTACTATCCTTCCATCTCCGGTTCCAGATGCCACACCATACACTTTTCATTGGGAGATGCTCCTTAGGCCAGAAGTTCTTTGGTTTGATGCTCAGGTTATCTTCGGCGCCTTGGCTGTAATATGGCTTGGTGCTCATGGCTCCCTCCGCCGACCTCCCTCCGCTGCCCCACCAGAGTCCGAAgacaaggacgagaagaagaagaagtcaaaGGAAGACGAGCAGTTCACGGAAGGACTGACTGCCTCTGATGCCATCATGTTTCCCATTCTGGCCGGCGCAGTTCTCATTGGGCTCTACTATCTGCTAGAGTGGCTTAAGGATCCCAACCTGTTGAACAAGATACTGCGAGGTTACATGTCTTTCGCTGGCATTGCCGGCCTCGGCAAGCTGTCCGGGGACGCCTTAGAGATTCTCACCAGCTTGATTTTCCCAAGTGTATGGTCAGATCGCAGCAACAGACTCTACTACGTCGATCCGAAACGCCGCTCTCAGGTACTAGTTGACCCAACGACGAACCAGGCCATGATCACCGACAAGAAGTCGCCTTTCCCCGGTGTGTTTTCCATGGTTCGCCTGCCTCCTGGAATCAACAGACTTGCCTGGGAGATTCGGCACCTCTTTACGGAGAAGTGGACAGTCCGCCTTGCTGCCCATGGCGTCGGCTCTTTCAAGTCGCAGATCAAGTTCAACCATCTACTTGGATTCTTGGTCTCAATCGCGATAACTACTGCATATCACCTTGTTCAGTGGCATGTCCTTTCCAACATTCTTGGGGCTGCCATGTGCTACGCTGCTTTTGGCATGCTCTCGCCCACGTCTTTCGGTATAGGTACCGCTGTTCTTTGGGGTCTCTTCTTCTATGACATCGTCATGGTGTTTTACACGTATGTTTCCACCCATCTTTCAGCCAGGACAGCTATCCAGTTACTAATCCATTTTCTACAGTCCGTTCATGATCACCGTTGCTAAAAAGGTTGACGCCCCAATCAAGCTGGTATTCAAGAGTTCGTCCGGCTTCAGCATGCTGGGACTCGGAGACATTGTTGTTCCTGGCTTGGTCATGGCACTCGCCCTTCGCT includes the following:
- a CDS encoding thaumatin family protein; translation: MVTEKSPIIIAPGQKGIRKPTPDIEGHSPATYKQPRGGSLGCFMRGALGFLLILHEQTTGVAAQSFDPTRLPTTLVSKAPVVSPTWKSPPAVTPTSKPPPAVGPTSIASSVPIPRSSSITGTSNPTSTPPNPTPIPLVITNSCPDTIWPGIGTQNGIGPEVGGFELAPGETKPLFVSPDWQGRVWGRTNCSFNADGTGPSNLNGVNGNGAACMTGDCFGRLNCEFTGQVPVTLAEFNLLGGINSDQTFYDISLVDGYNLPLGIIYIPAANTTWIPPNLTNCVCIASAGFLDPPSRSGLYYTNKTFPIPWESDQTNPSVGGWCPWDLQEYPPSKPGDGIYPYPDDSIQRPVFDPCLSACAATGNPEDCCTGKYDDPSVCTPSLYSENAKTVCPDAYSYAFDDQTSTFIIPNGGGWEVVFCPRGRSTNILRIFGEELRTIASGGGLTREILERVRNRTYIESANSKGLGGAGMVQRPGAGVFGVVALMWMWMVFWC
- a CDS encoding DNA-directed RNA polymerase III polypeptide, yielding MPIVFCPFCANLLILSRADTGGNRLECRTCPYEHPIDKPIYSRKNFPRKEKEDVFGGPGAWDNAQKGKVQCDSGTCNGNEAAFFQVQIRSADEPMTTFYKCMTCGHRWRDNN
- a CDS encoding SOH1 family protein, which gives rise to MASDPMSVNSSAREPPAPPGSGADEPKYGGYTRFELELEFVQALGNPLYLNHLASRKLLSNPAFIAYLDYLQYWSRPPYLKYITYPGPTLKNLELLQQEKFRQDIISPDLVERLRLEGMKAGIDWHRESFPSTA